The following coding sequences lie in one Arachis hypogaea cultivar Tifrunner chromosome 9, arahy.Tifrunner.gnm2.J5K5, whole genome shotgun sequence genomic window:
- the LOC112711317 gene encoding protein PIN-LIKES 3 — MQFWKLFITALMPVLKVLLITALGAFLALDRFNVLRDTARKHLNTLVYYVFTPALVCSILTKTITFKNLVMLWFMPLNILLTFIVGTALGWLFMKITKAPNHMYGLVLGCCAAGNLGNLPLIIMPTVCKGSNSPFGAVDLCYKKGMGYASLSMAIGNIYIWTFVYNIVRLYSSNKTLDNNSTLEKDSVKNSTEDLSETVDDHENQLQIETTFSHEKAKLPKLAKIVKTLVEKLNLKVLLAPATVGSIVGLVMGGITPFRKLFVGDDAPLRVLEDSTSMVGDAAIPAVTLLVGANLLKGLKGSGMKVPLLLGILVVRYIALPMLGVCIVKGAIHFGLINHDPLYQFMLLLQYALPPAISISTITQLFGAGETECSIIMLATYACAAVSLTLWSTFFMWLVL, encoded by the exons ATGCAGTTCTGGAAGCTCTTCATTACTGCATTAATGCCAGTTCTTAAGGTGCTCCTGATTACTGCTTTAGGAGCATTTCTTGCTCTTGATCGATTTAATGTGCTAAGGGACACTGCCAGGAAGCACTTGAATACA TTGGTATATTATGTGTTCACTCCGGCTCTTGTTTGCAGCATCCTCACTAAGACAATAACATTTAAGAATCTCGTTATGCT GTGGTTCATGCCATTGAATATTCTTCTAACATTCATAGTTGGGACAGCATTGGGATGGTTATTTATGAAAATAACCAAAGCTCCGAATCACATGTATGGCCTTGTCTTGGGGTGTTGTGCTGcag GAAATCTAGGAAATTTGCCTCTTATCATAATGCCAACAGTTTGCAAAGGAAGCAACAGTCCTTTTGGAGCTGTGGATCTTTGCTACAAGAAAGGGATGGGATATGCTTCTCTATCCATGGCT ATAGGAAACATCTACATTTGGACTTTTGTGTACAACATCGTTCGTTTATATTCATCCAATAAGACTTTGGATAATAATTCCACATTAGAAAAAGATTCCGTGAAGAATTCCACAGAGGATTTATCAGAGACTGTTGATGATCATGAAAATCAACTTCAAATTGAAACAACATTTTCTCATGAAAAAGCAAAG TTACCAAAACTTGCAAAGATAGTTAAGACTTTGGTAGAAAAGCTGAATCTGAAGGTCCTACTAGCACCTGCAACAGTTGGATCG ATTGTTGGTCTAGTGATGGGTGGAATCACTCCATTTCGGAAGTTGTTTGTCGGTGATGATGCTCCACTACGTGTTCTTGAAGACTCTACATCCATGGTGGG GGATGCGGCCATTCCAGCAGTCACTTTGTTGGTCGGAGCAAATCTACTTAAGG GGTTAAAAGGGTCAGGAATGAAGGTTCCACTTTTGTTAGGGATACTTGTGGTTAGATACATAGCGTTACCAATGTTAGGTGTGTGCATTGTGAAAGGTGCAATTCATTTTGGGTTGATAAACCATGATCCATTATACCAATTTATGTTGTTGCTTCAGTACGCTCTTCCCCCTGCCATAAGCATAA GTACAATTACTCAATTATTTGGAGCTGGTGAAACAGAATGCTCAATAATCATGCTAGCAACTTATGCCTGTGCTGCAGTTTCTCTTACACTTTGGTCCACATTTTTTATGTGGCTTGTCCTATGA